In Raphanus sativus cultivar WK10039 chromosome 5, ASM80110v3, whole genome shotgun sequence, the following proteins share a genomic window:
- the LOC130512856 gene encoding uncharacterized protein LOC130512856, which yields MEKISFVLLVVVLIAFVHVSEAQSSKEGEEKVIEKDLHEAKDLIEDDLKEKEKNIKSLESEVNMLTKSEKMLNDIGEAYKNGTSLEPYGKKLKKFNRKVKQAPKGKRYGSVVQNILKDLGLNGGRN from the coding sequence ATGGAAAAGATCTCCTTTGTACTTTTGGTTGTGGTCCTTATTGCCTTTGTACATGTCTCTGAGGCTCAATCTTCTAAAGAAGGCGAAGAAAAAGTAATTGAAAAAGACCTGCATGAAGCAAAGGACTTAATCGAAGATGACTTgaaggaaaaggaaaagaacATCAAGAGCTTGGAAAGCGAGGTGAATATGTTAACCAAATCTGAGAAGATGTTGAATGACATCGGAGAAGCTTACAAAAATGGTACGAGTCTAGAACCTTACGGGAAAAAGCTCAAGAAATTTAATAGGAAGGTTAAGCAGGCACCAAAGGGAAAGAGATACGGATCCGTAGTTCAAAACATTTTGAAGGATTTGGGATTAAACGGAGGGAGAAACTGA
- the LOC108859378 gene encoding homeobox-leucine zipper protein ATHB-20-like, which yields MAFPQHGFMFQQLREDITPDQLPSCLPPHPFNGGGNYMMNRSMSLTNVRDDPHQSVDEENLSDDGSHMMLGEKKKRLQLEQVKVLEKSFELGNKLDPERKIQLAKALGMQPRQIAIWFQNRRARWKTRQLERDYDALKKQFDSLKSDNDSLLAHNKKLLAEVMSLKNKDCNEASIIKRETEASWSNNGSTENSSDINLEIPRETTTTHVNTIKNLFPSSIPSSTHNHDHHQQNNEMVQEESFCNMFNGIDETTSAAYWGWSDPNHNHQFN from the exons ATGGCATTTCCTCAACATGGTTTTATGTTCCAACAACTTCGTGAAGACATTACCCCTGATCAGCTCCcttcttgtcttcctcctcatCCCTTCAATG GAGGAGGAAACTACATGATGAACAGATCTATGTCATTAACGAACGTGCGAGACGATCCTCATCAATCTGTTGATGAGGAGAATTTATCAGACGATGGGTCACATATGATGcttggagagaagaagaagaggctgCAATTAGAGCAAGTTAAGGTATTAGAAAAGAGCTTCGAGCTTGGTAAcaagcttgatccagagagGAAGATACAACTAGCTAAAGCATTGGGGATGCAACCGAGGCAAATAGCGATCTGGTTTCAAAACAGGAGAGCTAGGTGGAAGACTAGACAGCTCGAAAGAGACTATGATGCACTCAAGAAACAGTTTGATTCTCTTAAGTCTGACAATGATTCTCTTCTTGCCCACAACAAGAAACTCCTTGCTGAg GTAATGTCTTTAAAGAACAAAGATTGTAACGAAGCAAGCATAATAAAGAGGGAAACAGAAGCTTCATGGAGCAACAATGGAAGCACAGAAAATAGCTCAGACATAAATCTGGAGATTCCTAGAGAGACCACTACAACACATGTGAACACGATCAAAAACCTTTTCCCTTCATCGATTCCGTCTTCTACACATAATCATGACCATCATCAACAGAATAATGAAATGGTTCAAGAAGAGAGCTTCTGTAACATGTTTAATGGCATTGATGAAACGACGTCGGCCGCTTACTGGGGATGGTCTGACCCAAATCACAACCACCAATTCAACTGA